One genomic segment of Methanothermococcus okinawensis IH1 includes these proteins:
- the mmp11 gene encoding methanogenesis marker protein 11, giving the protein MGKYSNINDISYKKIIAMVDEELGIVELIEEHPCPNGAQWMIYQYKRTSPLIVSAWRDGNKHHFVLKIDKCKLNLVPSLSAAGIEQVFIENNNVHIVYAGLAGAGVGIELRKNAENVIDAILHEKGGGSKLGKGVVITPKMEKVIIGIDDTDTKEEGATWVLANEIGKLVEKEGIGYYIDHTIIQLYPGNPNKTQNCVSIALTFAVYPEYKYKIKELVKNYLKEKSLSDKTAMAVYYGITPSKSMKLYTNKAKKGMVSVEEAKSVAMRNNIDVIKIFEKEGGIIGAVAALGLAEHHEEAAKLPDDLE; this is encoded by the coding sequence ATGGGCAAATATAGCAATATAAACGATATTTCGTATAAAAAAATAATAGCCATGGTCGATGAAGAATTGGGTATAGTCGAGCTCATAGAAGAACATCCATGTCCAAACGGAGCTCAGTGGATGATATATCAATATAAAAGAACATCCCCTCTTATTGTTTCAGCATGGAGGGATGGAAATAAACATCATTTTGTGTTAAAAATAGATAAATGTAAATTAAACTTAGTCCCATCATTATCTGCTGCGGGCATTGAACAGGTTTTTATTGAAAATAATAATGTTCATATTGTTTATGCAGGATTGGCTGGTGCAGGCGTGGGCATTGAATTGAGAAAAAATGCCGAGAATGTGATAGATGCTATATTGCATGAGAAAGGCGGTGGTTCAAAGCTTGGAAAAGGAGTAGTAATTACTCCAAAAATGGAAAAGGTAATAATAGGCATTGATGACACCGATACAAAAGAAGAAGGTGCTACATGGGTTCTTGCAAACGAAATTGGAAAATTGGTTGAGAAAGAAGGTATTGGGTATTATATAGACCACACTATAATTCAGCTTTATCCTGGAAATCCAAACAAAACGCAAAATTGCGTATCCATAGCATTAACATTTGCAGTATATCCAGAATATAAATATAAAATTAAAGAATTAGTTAAAAATTATTTGAAAGAAAAAAGTTTATCAGATAAAACGGCAATGGCAGTATATTATGGAATTACGCCCTCAAAAAGCATGAAATTATATACAAATAAAGCAAAAAAAGGTATGGTTTCTGTTGAAGAGGCAAAATCTGTGGCAATGAGAAATAACATTGATGTAATAAAAATATTTGAAAAGGAAGGCGGAATAATCGGGGCAGTTGCAGCACTTGGACTTGCAGAACATCACGAGGAAGCTGCAAAACTACCAGATGACTTAGAATAA
- a CDS encoding tryptophan--tRNA ligase, whose amino-acid sequence MITPWDVSDDVDYKKTMENFGIKPIKDLLKDIENPHHLMRRGIIFGHRDFERIIKSMKEHKKFTVLSGMMPSGKMHFGHKMIVDQLLYYQNYNTEIYIPIADLEAYWARGMDFETTKNLAVEEYITNYIALGLNPNKINVYLQSKNEVVKDLALKLAKRVNFSEMKAIYGFSGETNMGHMIAPIIQVADILHPQLKEKTPVVVPVGIDQDPHLRLTRDIANRAKEFKFIPPSSTYHRFMTGLLGGKMSSSKPETAIFLSDKPSKSLRKKVMSCKTGGRETLEEQKKLGGVPEECVVYELYTYHLIDDDKELKEIYDKCKSGELTCGQCKKLCYEKITEFLNDLSEKRACAREIAEEIIKE is encoded by the coding sequence TTGATAACACCTTGGGATGTTTCAGATGATGTTGATTATAAAAAAACAATGGAAAACTTTGGAATAAAACCTATTAAGGACTTATTAAAAGATATTGAGAATCCACATCACCTTATGAGAAGGGGCATAATCTTTGGACATAGAGATTTTGAAAGAATAATAAAATCGATGAAAGAGCATAAAAAATTTACAGTTTTAAGCGGTATGATGCCTTCTGGTAAAATGCACTTTGGACATAAGATGATAGTGGACCAGCTCCTTTATTATCAAAATTACAATACAGAAATATATATACCAATTGCAGATTTAGAGGCATATTGGGCAAGAGGTATGGATTTTGAAACGACAAAAAATCTTGCAGTTGAGGAATATATCACAAATTACATAGCACTGGGTTTAAATCCAAATAAAATAAATGTTTATCTTCAATCAAAAAATGAAGTTGTTAAGGATTTAGCATTAAAATTGGCTAAACGAGTTAATTTTAGTGAAATGAAAGCAATATATGGATTTAGTGGTGAAACAAATATGGGGCATATGATTGCTCCAATTATTCAGGTTGCCGACATTCTTCATCCTCAATTAAAGGAAAAAACACCTGTTGTTGTTCCTGTGGGTATTGACCAAGACCCTCATCTAAGATTAACGAGAGATATAGCAAATAGGGCAAAGGAATTCAAATTTATACCTCCTTCATCAACATACCACAGATTTATGACGGGACTTTTAGGAGGTAAAATGAGCTCATCCAAACCAGAGACTGCAATATTTTTAAGCGATAAACCGTCCAAATCCCTTAGGAAAAAGGTAATGTCTTGTAAAACAGGAGGTAGAGAAACTCTTGAAGAGCAAAAAAAACTCGGAGGAGTGCCTGAGGAATGTGTAGTATATGAGCTCTATACCTATCATTTAATTGATGATGATAAAGAACTTAAAGAGATATATGACAAATGTAAAAGTGGTGAGCTCACCTGCGGTCAGTGTAAAAAATTATGCTATGAAAAAATTACAGAGTTCTTAAATGATTTAAGTGAAAAAAGAGCATGTGCAAGAGAAATTGCCGAGGAAATTATAAAAGAATGA
- a CDS encoding type II toxin-antitoxin system HicA family toxin — MVKLPRISGNALIKVLINNIGYNIVRQNGSHIRLSKNTEKWYSQYYNSEP, encoded by the coding sequence TTGGTTAAACTTCCCAGAATTTCAGGCAATGCACTAATTAAAGTTTTAATAAATAATATAGGGTATAATATAGTTAGGCAGAATGGAAGTCATATTAGGTTAAGTAAAAACACGGAAAAATGGTATTCACAATATTACAATTCCGAACCTTGA
- a CDS encoding type II toxin-antitoxin system HicB family antitoxin, with product MKYIMMENIGVQKVLGFDIFTQGKTLDELMDNIKEAVEVHFEEDIQFGKHITILSMSEIEVAPIG from the coding sequence TTGAAATATATAATGATGGAGAATATTGGTGTGCAGAAGGTATTGGGGTTTGATATATTCACACAAGGAAAAACACTGGATGAGTTAATGGACAATATAAAAGAAGCTGTTGAAGTGCATTTTGAGGAGGATATTCAATTTGGAAAGCACATTACCATATTATCAATGTCTGAGATAGAGGTGGCTCCTATTGGTTAA
- a CDS encoding cobalamin biosynthesis protein, which translates to MIKIVYITKKGEILANNIKHILDYYFYDNRIYHSKDLTIDGNEKGFIFIMATGIVLRKYIDKIKKDKTKDAFVIVLDELGKNIIPILSNHLGGGNYFSKLIGRELKENVVFTTATDVNNKVGIDELSNIYFLDVPKKKDILKINKKVLYEKVDLTLPNGWKPLKNVLNTYNIKYHNNNYVIVDRDIILKPKNIVVGIGARKNIKSYNVYWAVKKALYLRDIPIWRVNAFATVDVKKDEKGILETAKRFKKKLFIFDRKDISEIYKIRDDLIKSDFVFKTIGVYGVSEPVSILGVKKLNDLENIKDISNMDINRDINYINHINLVLKKFKKNGVSISISIG; encoded by the coding sequence ATGATAAAAATAGTTTATATTACAAAAAAGGGCGAAATTTTAGCAAATAATATTAAACATATTTTGGATTATTATTTTTATGATAATAGAATTTATCATTCAAAAGATTTAACTATTGATGGAAATGAGAAGGGCTTTATTTTTATAATGGCAACAGGTATTGTTTTAAGAAAATATATCGATAAAATTAAGAAAGACAAAACAAAAGATGCCTTTGTAATAGTTTTGGATGAGCTCGGTAAAAATATAATACCTATTTTATCAAATCATTTAGGTGGCGGAAACTATTTTTCCAAGTTAATTGGAAGAGAATTAAAAGAAAATGTAGTTTTCACCACTGCAACAGATGTAAATAATAAAGTGGGCATTGATGAACTTTCCAATATTTATTTTTTAGATGTTCCAAAGAAAAAGGATATTTTAAAGATAAATAAAAAGGTTTTGTATGAAAAGGTTGATTTAACCCTTCCCAATGGTTGGAAACCGCTAAAAAATGTATTAAATACCTATAATATAAAATATCACAATAATAACTATGTAATTGTAGATAGGGATATAATATTGAAACCAAAAAATATTGTTGTTGGTATCGGAGCTCGGAAGAATATTAAATCCTATAATGTATATTGGGCTGTTAAAAAAGCATTATATTTAAGAGACATTCCAATATGGCGAGTGAATGCCTTTGCAACGGTTGATGTGAAAAAGGACGAGAAAGGAATTTTAGAAACTGCTAAGAGATTTAAAAAAAAGTTATTTATATTTGATAGAAAAGATATATCCGAGATTTACAAAATTAGAGATGACTTAATAAAATCTGATTTTGTCTTTAAAACTATTGGCGTTTATGGAGTTTCTGAACCTGTTTCTATATTGGGGGTAAAAAAATTAAATGACTTGGAAAATATTAAAGATATAAGCAATATGGATATAAATAGGGATATAAATTACATAAACCATATAAATTTGGTTTTAAAGAAATTTAAGAAGAATGGGGTTTCTATTTCTATATCTATTGGATAA
- a CDS encoding GNAT family N-acetyltransferase, translated as MIDKRKIIVKTAKEEDIPHMVKLLKELFEIEKDFKPNEEKQKNGLNLLLNSKNAKIFVAKYNNLVVGMCSIQLLISTAEGGKVGILEDLIVDKNFRGEGIGSRLLSEVEKYCKENNITRLTLLADKDNTKAIKFYNSKNWRFTNLIVLRKFI; from the coding sequence ATGATAGATAAAAGAAAAATAATAGTTAAAACTGCAAAAGAAGAGGATATTCCCCACATGGTTAAATTGTTAAAGGAGCTCTTTGAGATAGAAAAGGATTTTAAACCTAATGAAGAAAAACAGAAAAATGGATTAAATCTTCTATTAAATAGTAAAAATGCTAAAATTTTTGTTGCAAAATATAACAATCTTGTTGTAGGTATGTGTTCAATTCAACTGCTAATTTCAACCGCAGAAGGTGGAAAAGTTGGGATTTTAGAGGATTTAATTGTTGATAAGAATTTTCGTGGAGAAGGTATCGGAAGCAGACTTTTATCAGAAGTAGAGAAATACTGCAAAGAAAATAACATAACAAGACTGACTTTACTTGCCGATAAAGACAACACCAAAGCCATTAAGTTTTATAACTCTAAAAATTGGAGATTTACAAATTTGATAGTTTTGAGAAAATTTATATAA
- a CDS encoding 7-cyano-7-deazaguanine synthase: MEKKIRNIRIKASLKNLDYLYNTHILNDNIYNGLKNLLELRKNFNAFLDISKNDKLKKPKALVAFSGGVDSVASSIIAKKIFDITAITAYSPIIMRPDNKKNISELAKKLNIKHEFVDIDLNEVQKDTLNGKYHPCGRCHKIIEKAVLSYAKENDIKYIIYGDMLSVGYLSIIQEENDIIRINMPSYLVITKNDSRKILKKNNITISQKYGCPLLRAAHKYNHNKKFTIQRILREVRAQVIDKDEGLNNILEVLNI, encoded by the coding sequence ATGGAGAAAAAGATAAGAAACATTAGGATAAAGGCGTCATTAAAAAATTTAGATTATTTGTATAATACGCATATACTAAACGATAATATATACAACGGTTTAAAAAATCTTTTGGAATTGAGAAAAAATTTTAATGCTTTTTTAGATATTTCAAAAAATGATAAATTAAAAAAACCAAAAGCGTTGGTGGCATTTAGTGGTGGTGTAGATAGTGTTGCATCGTCCATAATAGCAAAAAAAATCTTCGATATAACCGCTATTACGGCATACTCGCCTATTATAATGCGTCCAGATAATAAAAAAAATATATCTGAATTGGCAAAGAAATTAAACATAAAACATGAATTTGTAGATATTGATTTAAATGAGGTTCAAAAAGACACCCTAAATGGAAAATATCATCCCTGTGGAAGATGTCATAAAATCATAGAAAAGGCAGTTTTAAGTTATGCAAAAGAAAATGATATAAAATATATTATATACGGTGATATGCTTTCTGTTGGATATTTATCCATTATTCAAGAAGAAAATGACATTATACGAATAAATATGCCCTCCTATTTAGTGATTACAAAAAATGATAGTAGGAAGATTTTAAAAAAGAATAATATTACTATATCTCAAAAATATGGATGCCCCCTTCTTAGAGCTGCCCACAAATACAACCACAATAAAAAATTCACAATCCAAAGAATTTTAAGAGAAGTCAGAGCTCAGGTTATAGATAAGGATGAAGGGTTAAATAATATTTTAGAAGTGCTAAATATATGA
- the cbiD gene encoding cobalt-precorrin-5B (C(1))-methyltransferase CbiD produces the protein MIYDFRKEKKFGYTTGSCAAAGAYCGVYYLKKGIKLDYVQLENDKGDKLIIPIENLDVDAKSKKAVVTVKKFAGEDIDITNGIDIITEVKLINNDKINDNKINDNNYNNIKIHDSKPKVEIIGGKGIGIVTKEGLQIKKGNYAINPKPQELIRNNIIPLLDEHDRVVIKISIPKGTELAKKTLNPKLGIVGGISILGTTGIVRPMSNDAYKKSLVPQIDVALANNYKNLIFTPGNIGTKYAKKMFDVSDDQIVEVSNFWDFMLDKALEKGVNDILIFGHSGKIIKLAAGIYNTHSKVADGRNEVLTAYSSLYIKDREILKNILYANTTEEIIKILKKEGVLTEVFNSIANRVVERARNRWAGINFSCIIIDMKGNILGRYP, from the coding sequence ATGATTTACGATTTTAGGAAAGAAAAAAAGTTTGGATATACAACAGGCTCATGTGCCGCAGCTGGTGCTTACTGTGGGGTTTATTACTTAAAAAAAGGAATAAAATTGGATTATGTGCAGTTGGAAAATGATAAAGGGGATAAATTAATAATTCCAATTGAAAATTTAGATGTAGATGCCAAATCTAAAAAAGCAGTAGTAACTGTTAAGAAGTTTGCAGGTGAAGATATAGATATTACAAACGGAATAGACATTATTACGGAAGTTAAATTAATAAATAATGATAAAATAAATGATAATAAGATAAATGATAATAACTATAATAATATTAAAATACATGATTCTAAACCAAAAGTAGAGATTATAGGCGGAAAAGGCATAGGTATTGTTACAAAGGAGGGGTTACAAATAAAAAAAGGAAATTATGCCATAAACCCAAAACCACAGGAGCTCATAAGAAACAATATTATTCCACTACTTGATGAACATGATAGAGTTGTAATTAAAATATCAATTCCAAAAGGAACTGAGCTCGCAAAAAAAACACTTAATCCAAAGCTTGGAATAGTGGGTGGTATTTCAATACTTGGAACAACAGGCATAGTTAGACCGATGTCAAATGATGCCTATAAAAAATCCCTTGTTCCGCAGATTGATGTTGCACTTGCAAATAACTATAAAAATCTCATATTTACACCTGGAAACATTGGAACAAAATATGCAAAGAAGATGTTTGATGTATCCGATGACCAAATTGTTGAAGTTTCTAATTTTTGGGATTTTATGCTTGATAAAGCACTGGAAAAAGGAGTTAATGACATTTTAATATTTGGTCATTCTGGGAAGATTATAAAACTCGCCGCAGGCATATACAATACTCATTCAAAGGTTGCAGATGGGAGAAATGAGGTATTAACTGCATACAGTTCTTTATATATTAAAGACAGAGAAATTTTAAAAAATATATTATATGCCAACACAACGGAGGAAATTATAAAAATTCTAAAAAAAGAGGGAGTTTTAACGGAAGTTTTTAATAGTATAGCAAATAGAGTAGTTGAGAGAGCTCGCAATAGATGGGCAGGTATAAATTTTAGTTGTATTATCATTGATATGAAAGGGAATATATTGGGAAGGTATCCATAA
- a CDS encoding 30S ribosomal protein S6e produces the protein MAKFKVVVSDKDGKSYQLEVETTALIGKRIGDEINGSTIGLDGYKLKITGGSDKCGFPMRHDIHGSMKMRVLLSKKPGYKPTDKGIRRRKSIRGNTISSDIVQVNTKVVESGEKPISELIGQE, from the coding sequence ATGGCAAAATTTAAAGTTGTAGTATCTGACAAAGATGGAAAATCATACCAGTTAGAAGTAGAAACAACAGCATTAATAGGTAAAAGAATTGGTGATGAAATAAATGGTTCCACCATTGGATTAGATGGATATAAATTAAAAATTACAGGCGGTTCAGATAAATGTGGATTCCCAATGAGACATGACATACATGGAAGTATGAAAATGAGAGTTTTATTGAGCAAAAAACCAGGCTACAAACCTACCGATAAAGGTATCAGAAGAAGAAAAAGTATAAGAGGAAACACTATCTCATCAGATATAGTTCAAGTAAATACAAAAGTTGTAGAATCTGGAGAAAAACCAATATCTGAATTAATCGGACAGGAATAA
- a CDS encoding UPF0147 family protein: MFKAKKLSPEDKLKNIAFMLDEIINDTTVPRNIRAAAQNAKDAVLNENEEFIVRSATAIQYLDDISDDPNMPLHTRTQIWSIVSELETVKNE, translated from the coding sequence ATGTTTAAAGCTAAGAAACTTAGTCCAGAGGACAAATTAAAAAATATTGCTTTTATGTTGGATGAAATTATTAACGATACAACAGTTCCAAGAAATATAAGAGCTGCTGCACAAAATGCAAAAGATGCTGTTTTAAATGAAAATGAGGAATTTATTGTAAGAAGTGCTACTGCAATCCAATATTTAGATGATATAAGCGATGACCCTAATATGCCATTGCACACAAGAACTCAGATATGGAGCATTGTTAGTGAGTTGGAGACTGTAAAGAATGAATAA
- the fucA gene encoding L-fuculose phosphate aldolase: MDNLKAFIDICHKLYDRKYVVGSGGNVSIKKDNLIYATPTGSILGFLKEEDITIVDIDGNIIKGAPTSEIKMHLNIYKKRKDINAVVHTHSIYSTAFSILDKKIELLTPEAQIFIKKIGYVPYLKAGSVELAEEVSKRNEDVIILKNHGIVCLGKDLIEAYLKTEVMEEIAKLNYIIHSLQSPTH, encoded by the coding sequence ATGGATAATTTAAAAGCATTTATAGATATATGTCATAAATTATACGATAGAAAATATGTAGTTGGAAGCGGAGGGAATGTTTCCATAAAAAAAGATAATTTGATATATGCAACCCCTACTGGCTCGATATTGGGATTTCTAAAAGAGGAAGATATAACGATTGTTGATATAGATGGAAACATTATAAAAGGAGCTCCGACATCTGAAATAAAAATGCACCTAAACATATACAAAAAAAGAAAAGACATAAATGCGGTGGTTCATACGCATTCGATATATTCCACAGCATTTTCAATATTGGACAAAAAAATAGAATTATTAACGCCCGAGGCACAGATATTCATAAAAAAAATAGGTTATGTTCCTTACTTAAAAGCAGGTAGTGTAGAGCTCGCAGAGGAGGTATCTAAAAGAAATGAAGATGTGATAATCTTAAAGAATCACGGTATAGTATGTCTTGGAAAAGACTTAATTGAAGCATATTTAAAAACAGAAGTTATGGAAGAGATTGCAAAATTAAACTATATTATTCATTCTTTACAGTCTCCAACTCACTAA
- a CDS encoding TatD family hydrolase: MIDSHIHSDTRPYEDFENMAMYLDCAITLAHDPLKPYSMDVIRAHFDRIIYNEIERANKNGLKLFVCLGIHPRMIPPDVNYNMLREYLKRGIKYNKKNINKNEKYIVGVGEIGLEKCTREEIEVFEEQLIIAQELNLPAVVHTPRRNKKETTKTILEVINSLGLHKDTEKHMIIEHCTKETVPMIYDTNMNMGLTVQPSKLTPMDAVKIVKEYGGERFLLNSDSSSAPSNILGVPKTVLKMKINGVDSNIIKMISHNNAKNIFRLDV, encoded by the coding sequence ATGATAGATTCTCATATACATTCCGATACAAGACCTTATGAAGATTTTGAAAATATGGCAATGTATTTGGACTGTGCTATAACATTGGCACATGACCCATTGAAACCTTACTCTATGGATGTAATAAGAGCTCACTTTGATAGGATAATATATAACGAAATTGAAAGGGCAAACAAAAATGGATTAAAATTATTCGTTTGTTTGGGTATACATCCAAGAATGATACCTCCTGATGTGAATTACAATATGCTGAGAGAATATTTAAAAAGAGGCATAAAATATAATAAAAAAAATATAAATAAAAATGAAAAATATATCGTAGGAGTTGGAGAGATAGGACTTGAAAAATGCACGAGAGAAGAAATTGAAGTTTTTGAAGAACAGTTGATTATAGCACAGGAGCTAAATCTTCCCGCAGTTGTTCATACTCCAAGAAGAAATAAAAAGGAAACTACAAAAACAATTTTGGAGGTTATAAACTCTTTGGGATTGCATAAAGATACAGAGAAGCACATGATAATAGAACACTGCACAAAAGAAACTGTTCCAATGATTTATGATACCAATATGAATATGGGATTAACGGTTCAGCCAAGTAAATTAACTCCTATGGATGCTGTTAAAATAGTAAAAGAATACGGTGGAGAAAGATTTTTGTTAAACAGCGACAGCTCTTCTGCACCATCCAATATTTTGGGCGTTCCAAAAACCGTGTTAAAGATGAAAATAAATGGGGTTGATAGTAATATTATTAAAATGATTTCCCATAATAATGCCAAGAACATTTTTAGATTAGATGTTTAA
- a CDS encoding mechanosensitive ion channel family protein: MDFLNITYFGNPFYAYIIFILFIVFGIIFGKLTNFIVKSYVKRIVGKTKTKFDDIVLNAIEHPIVILVFTGFLYFGLKFLVLPSAISILLNEAIKIVVILCMTWFAVNFVDDFINYYVIPAVEKSETKFDDQIVPPLRKLLKILIIIAGLLMGLETAGYDITTLLAGLGIGGLAVALAAQDTVKNFIAGVLIFMDKPFRLNHWIRFDGGEGIVEDVGVRSTKIRTFDDSLIIVPNANLLGANIENLSEMRKRRVLVNIGLTYDTSVEKINKAKEIIKNIIDEHNATLPPIRITFKEFGDFSLNIRVEYFIRNFGFDYYLNTIDEINMKIKEEFEKEGIEMAFPTQTVYVKKDN, translated from the coding sequence ATGGACTTCTTAAATATCACATACTTTGGAAACCCATTCTATGCTTATATAATTTTCATTTTGTTTATTGTATTTGGGATTATATTTGGAAAATTAACCAATTTCATTGTCAAATCTTATGTAAAAAGAATAGTTGGAAAAACAAAAACTAAATTTGATGATATTGTATTGAACGCTATTGAACATCCTATTGTAATATTGGTATTTACCGGATTTCTTTATTTCGGGTTAAAATTCCTTGTTCTTCCAAGTGCTATTAGCATCTTGTTAAACGAAGCCATTAAAATTGTAGTTATACTATGTATGACATGGTTTGCCGTTAATTTTGTTGATGATTTTATAAATTATTATGTTATTCCTGCTGTGGAAAAATCGGAAACTAAATTTGATGACCAAATAGTGCCACCTTTGAGAAAACTTCTAAAAATCTTAATTATAATTGCAGGTTTATTGATGGGACTTGAAACTGCTGGCTATGACATAACAACGCTTCTTGCTGGTTTAGGTATTGGAGGTTTAGCTGTGGCACTTGCAGCACAGGATACAGTTAAAAACTTTATTGCAGGAGTTTTAATATTTATGGATAAACCTTTTAGACTAAATCATTGGATTAGGTTTGATGGAGGAGAAGGTATTGTAGAGGATGTAGGGGTTAGAAGCACAAAAATAAGAACTTTTGATGATAGTCTTATAATTGTTCCAAATGCTAATCTTTTAGGTGCTAATATAGAGAATTTATCCGAGATGAGAAAAAGAAGGGTGCTTGTAAATATCGGCTTAACCTATGATACCTCTGTGGAAAAAATTAATAAGGCAAAAGAGATTATAAAAAACATAATTGATGAGCACAACGCCACACTTCCTCCTATAAGAATTACATTCAAAGAGTTTGGTGATTTTTCATTAAATATAAGGGTTGAATATTTTATTAGAAATTTTGGTTTTGACTATTATCTGAATACCATAGATGAAATAAATATGAAGATTAAAGAGGAATTTGAAAAAGAAGGCATTGAAATGGCATTTCCAACTCAAACAGTATATGTTAAAAAAGATAATTAA
- a CDS encoding tyrosine--tRNA ligase has product MRNVENTKIESILKNTSEVISVDELKNVMNKDKKIAYIGFEPSGKIHLGHYLQIKKMIDLQNAGFDIIILLADLHAYLNQKGTLEEIHELAEYNKNVFNAMGLKAKYIYGSEFQLEKDYTLDVYRIALKTTLKRARRSMEVIAREDENPKVAEVVYPLMQVNDIKHLNVDVAVGGMEQRKIHMLAREILPNMGYKSPVCIHNPVLTGLDGEGKMSSSKGNFIAVDDEPNTIKSKVKKAYCPIGIVEGNPILELAKYYLNYPITIERPEKFGGNIVINDYETLEKMYSEKKLHPMDLKGAVAKEIIEILAPIRERLM; this is encoded by the coding sequence ATGAGAAATGTAGAAAACACTAAGATTGAAAGCATATTAAAAAATACATCGGAAGTAATATCCGTAGATGAGTTAAAGAATGTCATGAATAAAGATAAAAAAATAGCGTATATTGGGTTTGAACCGAGCGGAAAAATTCATCTTGGACATTACCTTCAAATAAAAAAGATGATAGACCTACAAAATGCAGGATTCGATATAATAATCCTACTTGCAGATTTGCATGCCTACCTAAATCAAAAGGGAACCTTGGAAGAAATACATGAGCTCGCAGAATACAATAAAAATGTATTCAATGCCATGGGATTAAAGGCAAAGTATATTTATGGTAGTGAATTTCAACTCGAAAAAGATTATACACTTGATGTTTATAGGATAGCCCTAAAAACTACATTAAAAAGAGCCAGAAGAAGTATGGAAGTAATAGCAAGGGAAGATGAAAATCCAAAGGTTGCAGAAGTGGTATATCCATTAATGCAGGTAAATGATATAAAACATTTAAATGTAGATGTTGCAGTGGGAGGAATGGAGCAGAGAAAAATACACATGCTTGCAAGGGAAATTTTACCAAATATGGGTTATAAATCACCAGTTTGCATACACAATCCCGTGCTTACAGGACTTGATGGAGAGGGTAAAATGTCATCATCCAAAGGAAACTTCATTGCAGTTGATGATGAGCCAAATACCATTAAATCAAAGGTAAAAAAGGCATATTGTCCAATAGGAATTGTGGAAGGAAATCCAATATTGGAGCTCGCAAAATATTATTTAAATTATCCAATAACCATAGAGAGACCAGAAAAATTTGGAGGAAATATAGTTATTAACGACTATGAAACCTTGGAAAAAATGTATTCGGAAAAGAAACTACACCCTATGGACTTAAAAGGTGCTGTTGCAAAAGAAATTATAGAGATTTTAGCACCAATTAGGGAAAGATTAATGTAG
- a CDS encoding DUF2067 family protein: MKKMISVKASNREIMDICKELSKMDIDCSIESKSIYTEEKSKDISNLRIKIYGYDKNKIMENYKNIMDLVNRIHKKYNPSPKGLFEYRLSDIKYPINKNLILDALKSLKINYIYKEDENLIKCSLSFDEFNAILKELHDINTELSFVNVGSKPVRNIIVLVAYFTKKDIEDIIDECIEKEFFRIEKDKIVLNKDINLIKKHFLNE; this comes from the coding sequence ATGAAAAAAATGATAAGTGTAAAGGCGAGCAATAGAGAGATAATGGATATTTGCAAAGAACTTTCAAAAATGGACATTGACTGTTCAATAGAATCAAAATCAATATATACAGAAGAAAAATCAAAGGATATAAGTAATCTCAGGATAAAAATATATGGATATGATAAGAATAAAATAATGGAGAATTATAAAAATATCATGGATTTAGTAAATAGAATTCATAAAAAGTATAATCCAAGTCCAAAGGGATTATTTGAATATCGCCTATCAGATATAAAATACCCCATTAATAAAAACTTGATATTGGATGCACTTAAATCTTTAAAAATTAATTATATATATAAGGAAGATGAAAACTTAATAAAATGCTCCCTATCTTTTGATGAGTTCAATGCAATATTAAAAGAATTACACGATATAAATACTGAGCTCAGTTTTGTAAATGTTGGTTCAAAACCTGTTAGGAACATTATCGTATTAGTGGCATATTTTACCAAAAAAGATATTGAAGATATTATAGATGAATGTATTGAAAAAGAATTTTTCAGAATAGAAAAAGATAAAATTGTATTGAATAAGGATATAAATCTGATTAAAAAACATTTTTTAAATGAATAA